TTCAATGAGGTGCGTGAAAAAAGGGGCTTGGCCTACTATGTGCGCTCAAGTGTTGATACTTATCACGACACCGGTAATCTCGTCATTGCAACCGGGGTGCGCAACTCGCATGCGCAAGAGGCGATCAAAGTGATTTTGAATGAACTCGATCTCTTGCGTCGCAAGCCCATTTTGCCTGCTGAACTTAAAAAGGCTCAGGAGCATTTTAAGGGCAAACTCGCGCTCGAACTTGAGTCGTCGTCTGAAATTTCGGCTTTTCTAGCGCAACAAGAACTTTATTATCGTCAGCAATTTCAGCCTGAAGAGTTAATCGCTAAAATTGAAGCCGTGACGACAAAGCAAGTGCAAGAACTCGCGGAAGAGCTCTTTGTCTCGAGTCGACTAAACCTGGCAGCGATTGGTCCATTTGAGGAATCAGATTTCCTGCCAATCCTTGAGCGAGTCTTTACGTGAAGCAATTTACCGCTTACTATTTCATTGATCGTCACACTTCGCTCGCGATTACATGTAAAAGGAAGAGTAAGGAAGCCCCAATCAGAAAGGCACTATGAATACAACTGAACGAACGGTCGTAATCATTAAACCCGATGGTGTTCAGCGGGGGATTATCGGCGAGATTTTGCATCGTTTTGAGCGCCGCGGCTTGAAGCTAATTGGGATGAAGTTTCTCAAACTCCCAGTCGAACTCCTTGAGGAACATTACGCCCATCACAAAGACAAGCCCTTTTTCTCCAAGCTGATTGCCTTCATGACTTCAGCGCCGGCGCTGGCGATGGTTTTAGAAGGTAAGGATGGTGTGAATGTTGTTCGGGCAATGACAGGCCCGACTAAAGGCACAGATGCGTTTCCCGGCACGATTAGAGGTGATTTTGCTCTGTCGCATCAACAGAATGTTATTCATGCTTCAGAGAGTATTGAGATTGCGAACCAGGAAGTAAAACGTTTTTTCGACGACCGTGAACTTTTTGACGACTATCAACGCGCTGATTGGCCGATGGTTTACGCCGAAGATGAACGAAATTAACGCATCTATGATTAAGTGTAAGAAATTGCCCAAACAATTTTCTTTACGCAAGTCAGCTCGCGTTCAATCTGCATCAACAGCCTCACGCCACGCCCGAAATGTTGACAAATAATTGACGATGAACATCTCGCAACTTTTGATTCCCTTCTTTGCCGCCGTTTTAGTTTCGCTTAGCCTCACCCCATTAGTTAGGAAGCTTGCTCTTATTTGGGGCGCAATTGCCAAACCCGGCGGGCGACATATTCATGTTCGCACCACACCTAAACTCGGTGGTTTGGCGATCATCGGCAGTTTTTTCACGGTCGTAGTTTATATACTCATAACCAATCCAAGCCAGCTTCATTTCGTCGACATGGCCATTCTCGGTCTTGATGCAAATCTTTTTGGAGTGCTCGCGGGCGCTTTGATTCTCGTTGCACTGGGTGTGGTTGATGACAAATACGATCTGCCGCC
The Candidatus Berkelbacteria bacterium DNA segment above includes these coding regions:
- the ndk gene encoding nucleoside-diphosphate kinase, with product MNTTERTVVIIKPDGVQRGIIGEILHRFERRGLKLIGMKFLKLPVELLEEHYAHHKDKPFFSKLIAFMTSAPALAMVLEGKDGVNVVRAMTGPTKGTDAFPGTIRGDFALSHQQNVIHASESIEIANQEVKRFFDDRELFDDYQRADWPMVYAEDERN